One genomic window of Candidatus Eisenbacteria bacterium includes the following:
- a CDS encoding electron transport complex subunit RsxC produces the protein MERVIQLHTFGRGGIHPDPMKRETRDRPIEPIAPLPSDVWLPLLQHIGEPSQPLVKKGDKVVRGQKIADGGPNGVPLHATVSGKVRPIERRPHPTLVLADSIAIQREGEAELEFPQDPGWRGISREEALERIREAGIVGLGGAAFPTHRKLSLPKGVAVDTLVLNGAECEPYLTSDYRLMLAEPEAIVEGAFAMARIVGVRRILVGIETDKGKAIDALRDAAAEIQSALVESGISFVVVPCEVRYPQGAERQL, from the coding sequence ATGGAGCGCGTCATCCAGCTCCATACCTTCGGCCGCGGCGGAATCCATCCCGACCCGATGAAGCGGGAGACGCGCGACCGTCCCATCGAGCCGATCGCTCCGCTTCCGTCCGACGTGTGGCTTCCGCTCCTGCAGCACATCGGCGAGCCCTCCCAGCCGCTCGTGAAGAAGGGAGACAAGGTGGTTCGCGGGCAGAAGATCGCGGACGGCGGCCCCAACGGGGTCCCGCTCCACGCGACGGTATCCGGGAAGGTGCGGCCCATCGAGCGGCGCCCGCATCCCACGCTCGTGCTGGCCGACTCGATCGCGATCCAGAGGGAAGGGGAGGCCGAGCTGGAGTTCCCCCAGGACCCGGGCTGGCGCGGGATCTCGCGCGAGGAGGCGCTCGAGCGGATCCGTGAGGCCGGCATCGTGGGCCTGGGCGGCGCGGCCTTCCCGACCCACCGCAAGCTGTCGCTCCCGAAGGGCGTCGCCGTGGACACGCTGGTCCTGAACGGCGCCGAGTGCGAGCCGTATCTCACCTCCGACTACCGTCTCATGCTCGCGGAACCCGAGGCGATCGTCGAGGGTGCGTTCGCGATGGCGCGCATCGTCGGCGTGCGCCGGATCCTGGTCGGGATCGAGACGGACAAGGGGAAGGCGATCGACGCGCTCCGCGACGCGGCCGCCGAGATCCAGTCGGCGCTCGTGGAGAGCGGGATCTCCTTCGTCGTCGTCCCGTGCGAGGTGCGGTATCCGCAGGGCGCCGAGCGCCAGCT